A window of Aricia agestis chromosome 3, ilAriAges1.1, whole genome shotgun sequence contains these coding sequences:
- the LOC121725650 gene encoding uncharacterized protein LOC121725650 isoform X1: MSSTSKILTLLQFREHKKEKKGRRFTLEEKIVALTIFKQSPKGYRFLRKIFILPSRQILIKLINTADINAGINKNLMAQVKKATLKMKPEHKLCVVLFDEMSLKPNVAYNERKDKVSGFVTNGQETLPEYADHAQVFMIRGLIKNYKQPVAYTFSQSATKGPELAKQLKAVVTELQNAGLIVVATVCDQGTNNVHCIKYLLQETRGILLRKLEEPVGNIILINNQEIIPLYDPPHLMKCIRNNLITKNLQFQKENNILMAKWEHITALHQENPGYKGIRLVPKLTDSHCIPSKIPKMKVKFATQLFSQTVASNMGYLAEKGIISQDAQNTADVILFFDQLFDSINGSFGKRKKHSKPLLGPATPNSPHHKTWMEAKIFLKNMKFVNVKTLNVEHVPTLNNWVWTLEGIELLLKKNAAKYGVTSVWLRHLNQDPIENFFGSIRSQGCRNANPTPDGFEAAFSSLLINSLSSVHAPGANCEVDNCHTLHEVLITSGACKEQINCELSKIPDIEFTPLEDKSDPRIVGGLQYVSDYFIKTAKRKVFKGCSECKKKLYVRSATRVHKTQRIC, from the exons ATGTCCAGCAcatcaaaaattttaactttgctGCAGTTCAGGGAGcacaaaaaggaaaaaaaaggtcGGCGTTTCACATTAGAAGAAAAAATTGTAGCTTTGACTATCTTCAAACAAAGCCCAAAAGGATACAGATTCCTGAGGAAAATCTTTATCCTTCCATCGcgacaaattttaataaaattaattaatacggCAGATATAAATGCtggtattaataaaaatttgatGGCACAAGTAAAAAAAGCCACACTTAAAATGAAACCAGAACACAAATTATGTGTTGTTCTTTTTGACGAAATGTCACTAAAACCGAATGTGGCATACAATGAAAGAAAAGACAAAGTGAGTGGGTTTGTAACCAATGGGCAAGAGACACTGCCTGAGTATGCAGATCATGCGCAGGTATTTATGATAAGAGGgcttataaaaaattacaagcaACCTGTTGCGTACACCTTTTCTCAGTCTGCCACGAAAGGACCAGAACTGGCAAAACAATTAAAGGCTGTTGTCACAGAACTACAAAATGCTGGTCTTATTGTGGTAGCAACAGTGTGCGATCAAGGTACAAATAATGTACACTGCATTAAATACCTGTTGCAAGAGACAAGAGGGATTCTCTTACGTAAATTAGAAGAACCTGtgggaaatattattttaataaataaccaGGAGATTATTCCCTTGTACGATCCACCTCACCTAATGAAATGTataagaaataatttaattacgaaaaatctacaatttcaaaaagaaaacaatattcttatgGCAAAGTGGGAACACATAACTGCACTGCACCAAGAAAACCCAGGCTACAAAGGCATAAGACTGGTGCCAAAATTGACAGACTCCCATTGCATTCCAAGTAAGATACCTAAGATGAAGGTGAAATTTGCTACGCAACTGTTCAGCCAAACTGTAGCATCAAATATGGGCTACCTAGCAG AAAAAGGAATAATCTCCCAAGATGCGCAAAACACCGCAGACGTCATCTTGTTTTTTGACCAACTTTTTGACTCAATTAATGGAAGCTTCGGAAAAAGGAAGAAGCACAGTAAACCTCTTCTGGGACCTGCGACGCCTAACTCACCACATCACAAAACATGGATGGaggctaaaatatttttaaaaaatatgaagtttGTAAATGTAAAAACCTTGAATGTGGAGCATGTTCCCACTTTAAATAACTGGGTATGGACACTAGAAGGAATTGAactactattaaaaaaaaatgctgctAAGTACGGAGTGACATCAGTTTGGTTACGGCATCTGAACCAGGATCCGATTGAAAATTTTTTCGGATCGATAAGGAGCCAAGGATGCCGCAACGCAAACCCTACTCCAGATGGGTTTGAAGCAGCATTTAGCAGCTTATTAATAAACAGCCTATCTAGTGTCCATGCCCCTGGGGCCAATTGTGAGGTGGATAATTGCCATACTTTGCATGAAGTTCTCATCACTAGCGGGGCCTGCAAAGAACAAATAAATTGCGAGCTGTCTAAGATTCCGGACATAGAATTTACACCCCTTGAAGACAAAAGTGACCCCCGAATAGTTGGGGGGCTACAATATGTTAgcgattattttattaaaaccgcTAAGAGGAAAGTCTTCAAGGGTTGTAgtgaatgtaaaaaaaaactttatgtcCGATCAGCAACAAGAGTACATAAAACGCAGAGAATATGCTAA
- the LOC121725650 gene encoding uncharacterized protein LOC121725650 isoform X3: MKENLEPVTSESQSIRSNRQPPNEEENMHVVKDLVHRNIHVKCVSKKAVVTKTERALYEKMLQVGVKLSKCRSKIKK, translated from the exons ATGAAAGAGAATCTTG AACCTGTCACTTCAGAATCTCAGTCTATAAGGAGTAATAGACAGCCTCCTAATGAAGAAGAAAATATGCATGTGGTAAAAGATCTTG tgcATCGCAACATACATGTAAAATGTGTTAGTAAGAAGGCTGTTGTTACGAAAACTGAGCGTGCTCTGTATGAGAAAATGTTGCAAGTTGGTGTGAAACTCAGCAAATGCCGTAGTAAGATTAAAAAGTAG
- the LOC121725650 gene encoding uncharacterized protein LOC121725650 isoform X2, with protein MKENLDPVTSESQSIWSNRQPPNEEENMHVVKDLVHRNIHVKCVSKKAVVTKTERALYEKMLQVGVKLSKCRSKIKK; from the exons ATGAAAGAGAATCTTG ACCCTGTCACTTCAGAATCTCAGTCTATATGGAGTAATAGACAGCCTCCTAATGAAGAAGAAAATATGCATGTGGTAAAAGATCTTG tgcATCGCAACATACATGTAAAATGTGTTAGTAAGAAGGCTGTTGTTACGAAAACTGAGCGTGCTCTGTATGAGAAAATGTTGCAAGTTGGTGTGAAACTCAGCAAATGCCGTAGTAAGATTAAAAAGTAG